One stretch of Pseudomonas azotoformans DNA includes these proteins:
- a CDS encoding benzoate/H(+) symporter BenE family transporter, whose product MASSNAHSPIRLRDLIHPIVAGLISVIVNYGGTFILIFQAAKVAGLSPELTASWVWSVSIGVGITGLILSWLTREPIITAWSTPAAAFLVVALGTTPYAEAIGAYILSAAAFVLLGLSGQFEKVIRLIPPGVAAGLLAGILLKFGIGAFGGMSVDPVLVGLLIAAYVVLKRFTARYAVVGILVLGMAFLLTQGRVDFSGLALQFAVPVFTQPEFSLNALLSVALPLFLITLTGQYMPGMLVLRNDGFSTRANPILTVTGLGSLLMAPFGSHAFNLAAITAAICTGKEAAQDPSKRWIAGVAAGVCYLVIGIFGVTLAAVFMVLPATFITTLAGLALLGTIGASIASAMADSQSREASLITFLACAANITVFGIGGAFWGLLIGLGAYAVLNGRWSLRESGVGSAVKPGVATKDVAN is encoded by the coding sequence ATGGCCTCTTCCAACGCCCACTCGCCCATTCGACTACGCGACCTTATCCATCCGATTGTCGCTGGGCTGATTTCAGTCATCGTCAACTATGGCGGCACGTTCATTCTGATTTTCCAGGCCGCCAAGGTTGCCGGCTTGAGCCCTGAGCTCACGGCTTCGTGGGTGTGGTCGGTATCCATCGGCGTGGGCATTACCGGGCTCATTCTCAGTTGGCTGACCCGTGAACCGATCATCACCGCCTGGTCGACACCTGCGGCGGCGTTTCTGGTGGTGGCACTCGGAACCACGCCCTATGCCGAAGCGATTGGTGCGTACATCCTTTCCGCGGCCGCCTTCGTGCTGCTGGGTTTGTCAGGGCAGTTCGAAAAAGTCATCCGCCTGATTCCCCCTGGCGTGGCCGCAGGATTGTTGGCCGGTATCCTGCTGAAATTCGGTATCGGCGCGTTCGGCGGTATGAGCGTCGACCCGGTATTGGTCGGGCTGCTGATTGCCGCTTACGTGGTACTCAAGCGCTTTACCGCACGCTATGCGGTGGTGGGCATACTGGTGCTGGGGATGGCGTTTTTGCTGACTCAGGGGCGTGTGGATTTTTCGGGGCTGGCGTTGCAGTTCGCGGTCCCGGTCTTCACCCAGCCTGAGTTCTCGTTGAATGCCCTGCTCAGTGTCGCGCTGCCGTTGTTCCTGATCACCCTCACCGGCCAGTACATGCCAGGCATGCTGGTGCTTCGCAACGATGGTTTCAGCACCCGTGCCAATCCGATTCTGACCGTCACCGGGCTGGGTTCATTGCTCATGGCGCCCTTCGGCTCCCACGCGTTTAACCTCGCGGCGATTACGGCCGCCATTTGCACCGGCAAGGAAGCTGCGCAAGATCCGTCCAAGCGCTGGATCGCCGGGGTTGCAGCGGGCGTGTGCTACCTCGTGATCGGGATTTTCGGGGTCACCCTTGCAGCGGTGTTCATGGTGCTCCCGGCAACGTTCATCACGACTCTGGCCGGCCTGGCCTTGCTGGGCACGATCGGCGCCAGCATCGCCAGCGCCATGGCCGACAGTCAATCCCGCGAAGCGTCACTGATCACCTTCCTGGCCTGCGCCGCCAACATCACGGTGTTTGGCATCGGTGGGGCGTTCTGGGGATTGTTGATTGGCCTGGGGGCGTACGCCGTACTCAACGGGCGCTGGTCGCTGCGTGAGTCGGGTGTTGGTTCTGCCGTCAAACCTGGCGTAGCGACTAAGGACGTCGCTAACTGA
- a CDS encoding DUF6882 domain-containing protein, whose amino-acid sequence MTDHEFEAFLAQVMDELSQKQTELSRVYGLGEMARWWFEQSTGGVQFFDSRDRLAVVADVVSIGSYSGKFNTWKWAWSNPSVDPALREAALPLKQLQAITGFDLFGNDQAFSIQDESMAWELTAAAVHHLQAQGCYRGPSGPEGPTTFLAITSIRSVQ is encoded by the coding sequence ATGACGGACCATGAATTTGAAGCTTTTTTGGCGCAGGTGATGGATGAGCTGTCGCAAAAACAAACGGAGTTGAGCCGGGTGTATGGGCTGGGCGAAATGGCCCGCTGGTGGTTCGAACAATCCACGGGGGGTGTCCAGTTCTTCGACAGCCGTGACAGGCTGGCCGTGGTGGCAGACGTCGTGAGCATCGGCAGCTACTCGGGCAAGTTCAATACCTGGAAATGGGCCTGGAGCAACCCCAGCGTAGACCCTGCCTTGCGCGAAGCAGCACTGCCACTGAAACAGCTTCAAGCCATCACCGGGTTTGACCTGTTTGGCAATGACCAGGCCTTTTCGATTCAAGACGAAAGCATGGCCTGGGAATTGACTGCCGCAGCGGTTCACCACCTCCAGGCGCAAGGCTGTTATCGGGGACCGTCCGGTCCCGAGGGGCCGACGACCTTCCTGGCGATCACATCGATACGGTCAGTTCAATGA
- a CDS encoding GNAT family N-acetyltransferase codes for MIRKALPDDARAIAQVHISSWQDAYRDLMPAEYLSGLQATLAQRESFWMRSIEADESKVWVAEVGGQVVGWISVGASRDEEAAGTNTGEVMAIYVLAGYWQTGVGLALWRVGVEYLSEQGYQGLTLWVLSRNERAIRFYRRAGCVAEPGTERNLVRGGATLEEVRYRLAFAASYGVHPEVNH; via the coding sequence ATGATCCGCAAGGCATTACCCGACGACGCAAGGGCCATTGCCCAGGTGCATATCAGCAGTTGGCAGGACGCCTATCGTGACCTGATGCCTGCCGAGTATTTGAGCGGGCTGCAAGCCACCCTGGCGCAGCGTGAGTCCTTTTGGATGCGCTCGATTGAAGCGGACGAGTCCAAGGTTTGGGTCGCGGAGGTGGGCGGGCAGGTGGTCGGTTGGATATCGGTCGGTGCCAGCCGTGACGAGGAGGCTGCGGGTACCAACACCGGTGAGGTCATGGCCATCTATGTGCTGGCCGGGTACTGGCAAACCGGCGTTGGGCTGGCGTTATGGAGGGTGGGCGTCGAGTATCTGAGCGAACAGGGCTATCAGGGTCTGACGCTTTGGGTGTTGAGCCGTAATGAACGAGCTATACGGTTTTATCGCCGGGCAGGGTGTGTCGCGGAGCCAGGCACTGAGCGTAACCTCGTGAGGGGCGGTGCAACACTGGAAGAAGTCAGGTATCGGTTGGCTTTTGCTGCATCATACGGAGTACACCCTGAGGTCAATCATTGA
- a CDS encoding cysteine hydrolase family protein, whose amino-acid sequence MPTLASNAALLIIDMQQGMNQPKLGRRNNPGAEAQILRLLQAWRQSNCPVVHIRHMSRSPDSVFWPGQPGCEFQPALQPLAHEHVVEKNVPDAFTATGLERWLHARGIRQLVIVGVITNNSVESTARSGGNLGFEVTVVADACYTFDQTDLSGRLWPAEDVHGLSLSNLAMDYAGVLETTEILDGL is encoded by the coding sequence ATGCCAACGTTAGCCAGCAACGCCGCACTGCTGATCATCGACATGCAGCAAGGCATGAACCAGCCGAAGCTTGGCCGCCGCAACAACCCCGGCGCCGAAGCGCAGATACTGCGCCTGCTGCAGGCGTGGCGGCAGTCCAACTGCCCAGTGGTGCATATCCGCCACATGTCCCGCTCGCCCGACTCGGTGTTCTGGCCGGGCCAGCCGGGTTGCGAGTTCCAGCCGGCGCTGCAACCGCTGGCGCATGAGCATGTGGTGGAGAAGAACGTTCCGGATGCCTTCACGGCCACGGGGCTGGAGCGCTGGTTGCATGCGCGTGGGATCCGCCAACTGGTGATCGTCGGCGTGATCACCAACAACTCGGTCGAGTCCACGGCACGTTCGGGCGGCAACCTCGGTTTTGAGGTGACGGTGGTTGCCGACGCCTGCTACACCTTCGATCAAACCGACTTGTCCGGGCGCCTGTGGCCAGCCGAGGATGTGCATGGGTTGTCCCTGAGCAACCTGGCGATGGACTATGCCGGGGTTTTGGAGACCACTGAAATCCTCGATGGGTTGTGA
- a CDS encoding NUDIX hydrolase: protein MRERKAARLLVISPSHAVLLFRFVHKDGALAGQNYWATPGGGVEAGETFEAAAIRELREETGIEVEAVAAPVGDRRVTLMLPCGETVLAIEQYFVVQAPNEALSKAEWTVHETQVMADHRWWSAAELRTTEETVWPEGLLEMLQDAGVSP, encoded by the coding sequence ATGCGCGAGCGAAAGGCCGCACGGCTACTGGTGATCAGCCCCTCACACGCAGTGCTGCTGTTCAGATTCGTACATAAAGACGGGGCACTGGCCGGGCAAAATTACTGGGCGACCCCGGGCGGAGGTGTTGAGGCCGGAGAAACCTTCGAGGCGGCTGCGATACGTGAGCTGCGCGAAGAAACCGGCATAGAGGTAGAGGCCGTTGCAGCGCCTGTAGGGGATCGCCGCGTGACGTTGATGTTGCCCTGTGGCGAAACAGTGTTGGCCATCGAACAGTATTTTGTGGTTCAGGCGCCCAATGAGGCGCTGTCAAAAGCCGAATGGACTGTGCATGAGACACAGGTGATGGCCGACCATCGCTGGTGGTCCGCCGCTGAACTTCGAACAACAGAAGAAACGGTGTGGCCGGAGGGACTCTTGGAAATGCTTCAGGATGCGGGCGTCAGCCCTTGA
- a CDS encoding HIT family protein, with amino-acid sequence MALITERVAQARNGTNDKVICRMASGWAVMGDVQFLPGYCLLLPDPVVASLNDLDTEARTLYLLDMARLGDAVLQATGALRMNYEILGNSEPELHCHLFPRYASEPDDKRRMPVWFYDWKNALPYAEDPHGELRKAIAQRLNA; translated from the coding sequence ATGGCGCTTATCACCGAACGCGTAGCACAGGCCCGCAACGGCACCAACGACAAGGTCATCTGCCGCATGGCCTCGGGCTGGGCGGTGATGGGCGATGTGCAGTTCCTGCCCGGTTACTGCCTGTTGTTGCCGGACCCGGTGGTTGCCAGCCTCAATGACCTGGATACCGAGGCGCGTACCCTCTACCTGCTGGACATGGCGCGCCTGGGCGACGCGGTGTTGCAGGCCACCGGTGCACTGCGCATGAACTACGAGATCCTGGGCAATTCGGAGCCGGAACTGCACTGCCATTTGTTCCCGCGCTACGCCTCGGAACCGGATGATAAACGCCGGATGCCAGTGTGGTTTTATGATTGGAAGAATGCGCTGCCTTACGCAGAAGACCCGCATGGGGAGCTGCGTAAGGCCATCGCACAACGCTTGAACGCCTGA
- a CDS encoding FAD-dependent oxidoreductase, whose amino-acid sequence MKAQSAVDVLICGAGAAGLTLAIDLARRGITFCLIEKNPRPFHGSRGKGIQPRSQEVFEDLGILDRLMAVGGVYPTDRRYRDDGSYSDAEFTASKAPTPAEPYQHPLMVPQFLTEQVMRERLLELGHRPEFGCELVGFEQDADGVTARLAGKGGDASLRARWLVGADGGRSFVRHALAIGFPGKTLGVRALVADGVLTGLTREAWHRFGEGDMQRQIAICPLAGTDLFQLQGPIPADGDIDFSAEGLTALIAERTGRADIQMHSVSWSSAYTMNARLADHYRRGRVLLVGDAAHIHPPTGGQGLNTSVQDAYNLGWKLAAVVQGAPEALLDTYEEERRPVAASVLGLSTRLLGEMQHGELRRGREVHQLDIGYPESSLALQHLVRSGIAAGDRAPDALLRGAAGQALWLFHLFRGTHWTLLGYGATRDSVPARLGVQVHIVGPEGDVIDHQGQFQRAYQLAIGEWVLVRPDGYIGAIVSSANIDVLDAYLQRVLQSAHG is encoded by the coding sequence ATGAAAGCGCAATCGGCTGTCGATGTACTGATTTGTGGTGCCGGTGCCGCCGGCCTGACCTTGGCGATCGACCTGGCGAGAAGGGGCATCACCTTTTGCCTGATCGAAAAAAATCCCCGGCCTTTCCATGGCTCGCGTGGCAAGGGCATCCAGCCCAGGTCCCAGGAGGTCTTCGAAGACCTGGGGATTCTCGACCGTTTGATGGCGGTGGGTGGAGTCTATCCGACTGACCGGCGCTACCGCGACGACGGCAGCTACAGCGATGCCGAATTCACCGCATCCAAGGCGCCGACACCGGCCGAGCCCTACCAACATCCTTTGATGGTGCCGCAGTTTCTGACGGAACAGGTGATGCGCGAGCGCCTGCTTGAGCTGGGCCACCGGCCTGAGTTCGGTTGTGAGCTGGTCGGCTTCGAACAGGACGCCGACGGCGTCACCGCGAGGCTGGCCGGCAAGGGCGGCGACGCGAGCCTGCGTGCACGCTGGCTGGTGGGGGCCGATGGCGGTCGCAGCTTCGTCCGGCATGCGCTGGCTATCGGCTTCCCCGGCAAGACCCTGGGTGTGCGTGCGCTGGTGGCGGATGGGGTGCTTACCGGCCTGACGCGTGAGGCGTGGCACCGCTTTGGCGAAGGGGATATGCAACGCCAGATTGCGATCTGCCCGCTGGCCGGCACCGACCTGTTCCAGCTTCAGGGGCCGATCCCGGCCGATGGCGACATCGACTTCAGCGCCGAAGGGCTCACTGCACTGATCGCCGAACGCACCGGGCGCGCCGATATCCAGATGCACAGCGTGAGCTGGTCATCGGCCTACACCATGAATGCACGCCTGGCCGATCACTACCGCCGGGGCCGGGTGCTGCTGGTGGGCGACGCCGCGCATATCCACCCGCCCACCGGTGGCCAGGGCCTCAACACCAGTGTGCAGGACGCCTACAACCTCGGCTGGAAGCTGGCGGCGGTGGTGCAGGGCGCACCTGAGGCTTTACTCGATACCTATGAAGAAGAGCGCCGGCCGGTGGCTGCCTCCGTGCTCGGTTTGTCCACCAGACTGCTGGGCGAAATGCAGCACGGCGAACTGCGACGGGGCAGGGAAGTGCACCAACTGGACATCGGCTACCCCGAGTCCTCACTGGCGTTGCAGCACCTCGTGCGTAGCGGCATTGCAGCGGGCGACCGCGCGCCGGACGCGCTGCTGCGAGGTGCCGCCGGGCAGGCGTTGTGGCTGTTCCATCTGTTCAGAGGTACGCACTGGACGCTGCTGGGGTATGGCGCAACGCGTGATTCAGTGCCGGCTCGGCTGGGCGTGCAGGTCCATATCGTTGGACCGGAGGGGGACGTGATTGACCATCAGGGTCAGTTTCAACGTGCCTACCAACTGGCGATTGGCGAGTGGGTGCTGGTGCGGCCTGATGGGTACATCGGCGCGATAGTTTCGTCAGCCAATATCGATGTGCTGGACGCGTACCTTCAGCGGGTTTTGCAGAGCGCCCACGGCTGA